The following are from one region of the Staphylococcus argenteus genome:
- a CDS encoding TrkH family potassium uptake protein, whose amino-acid sequence MSIFSQFIKRSSPQQGIVLYYIVAIVVAFLLLNLPYVHKPGVEVNPIDTLFVAVSGISVTGLSPISIVDTYSTFGQLIILVILNIGGIGVMAIGTMLWVVLGKHIGIRERQLIMLDNNKNTMSGTVKLIIDIVKSIFVIELVGAMLLAFYFYRDNPDLKYAIMQGVFVSISATTNGGLDITGKSLIPYAHDYFVQGIVIFLIILGSIGFPVLLEVKAYIQNRVTNFRFSLFTKITTSTYFFLFIIGVLAILLFEHNHAFKGLSWHQSLFYSLFQSATTRSAGLQTIDVTTLSDPTNIIMGILMFIGSSPSSVGGGIRTTTFAILILFLINFSNNADKTSIKAFNREVHIMDIQRSFAVFTMATILTFLGMLIISATENGKLTFLQVFFEVMSAFGTCGLSLGVTSDISDVSKVVLMVLMFIGRVGLISFIIMIAGRREPDKFHYPKERIQIG is encoded by the coding sequence GTGTCAATTTTTAGCCAGTTTATAAAAAGATCTAGTCCTCAACAAGGTATTGTGTTGTATTACATTGTTGCCATTGTCGTTGCATTTTTATTATTAAACTTACCGTATGTTCATAAACCTGGTGTAGAAGTAAATCCTATTGACACTTTGTTTGTTGCTGTTTCTGGTATAAGCGTTACTGGGTTGTCTCCAATAAGTATTGTTGATACATACTCTACATTTGGTCAATTAATCATTCTCGTTATTTTAAATATTGGTGGGATTGGTGTAATGGCAATTGGTACGATGTTATGGGTTGTATTAGGGAAACACATTGGAATTAGAGAACGCCAGTTAATTATGTTAGATAATAATAAAAATACGATGAGTGGGACAGTAAAGTTAATTATCGATATTGTAAAATCAATATTTGTAATCGAACTTGTAGGTGCAATGCTATTGGCCTTTTACTTTTATCGGGATAATCCAGATTTAAAGTATGCAATCATGCAAGGGGTTTTTGTCTCCATTTCTGCAACAACAAATGGAGGATTAGATATTACAGGTAAATCATTAATACCATATGCGCATGACTACTTTGTGCAAGGTATTGTAATCTTTTTAATTATATTAGGATCTATCGGTTTTCCGGTATTATTGGAAGTAAAAGCTTATATACAAAATAGAGTTACGAATTTTAGATTTTCTTTATTTACTAAAATTACGACATCAACATATTTTTTCTTATTTATTATAGGCGTTTTAGCCATATTGTTATTTGAACATAACCATGCGTTTAAAGGTTTGAGTTGGCATCAATCATTATTCTATTCGTTATTTCAATCAGCGACAACGAGAAGCGCGGGTTTACAAACTATTGATGTAACAACGTTAAGTGACCCTACAAACATCATTATGGGGATTTTAATGTTTATTGGGTCTTCACCAAGTTCAGTTGGTGGTGGAATACGTACCACGACATTTGCGATTTTAATTTTATTTTTAATTAACTTTAGTAATAATGCTGATAAAACATCAATTAAAGCATTCAATAGAGAAGTACACATTATGGATATTCAACGTTCATTTGCTGTGTTTACTATGGCAACAATCTTAACATTCTTAGGTATGCTTATTATCTCAGCTACTGAAAATGGTAAGTTAACATTTTTACAAGTATTTTTTGAAGTCATGTCTGCATTTGGAACTTGTGGGCTTTCACTTGGTGTCACGAGTGATATCAGTGACGTTTCAAAGGTTGTTCTTATGGTATTAATGTTTATCGGACGTGTCGGATTGATATCATTCATTATAATGATTGCAGGACGAAGAGAACCAGATAAATTCCATTATCCAAAAGAGCGTATACAAATAGGATAA
- a CDS encoding bifunctional metallophosphatase/5'-nucleotidase gives MEMNENINIEILTTSDMHSHFLNGDYGSNIYRAGTYVNQVKSQNHRVILLDSGGSLAGSLAAYYYAIVAPYKRHPMIKLMNRMHYDASGVSPSEFKFGLSFLTRSIALARFPWLSANIEYNVTKEPYFSTPYCIKNFGDLKIAIVGVTADGLMENEYSEMEQDVTIEKTLLASKRWIRYIHEVEEPDFLIVIYHGGLNKISNKTKNKKANSNEAEKLMEEIGVIDLMITAHQHQTIVGQDHETYYVQAGQDAKELVHLSINFKKRTTTYEVECIDSKVIDLNEYEENQELLDLTFYDRKAVAFWSQEVINNNELNLTVNGLQDLVCQNHPFSQLLHDAIKLAFNNDITCVHVPMNGEKGLHGQIRNEDLYHAYPYPDKPMDMTVNGQNIKDMLEYSYSHLDFVDEQLSLTIIDETLCTMWQGFNYAIDMSRDPGHRVELENINLEKTYRITMTDYCFRNYKNYLKDAIVHESYEDTMSTLIAEKLKDPDYSIKCKENFIVRK, from the coding sequence ATGGAAATGAACGAGAATATTAATATAGAAATCTTAACTACGTCAGATATGCATAGTCATTTTTTAAATGGAGATTATGGTTCCAATATTTATAGAGCAGGTACTTATGTTAACCAAGTTAAATCACAAAACCATCGTGTAATTTTGTTAGATAGTGGAGGTAGTTTAGCTGGTTCTCTAGCAGCATATTACTATGCAATTGTTGCACCTTACAAACGTCACCCTATGATTAAGTTAATGAATCGAATGCATTATGATGCAAGTGGTGTAAGTCCAAGTGAATTTAAATTTGGATTATCATTTTTAACACGATCAATTGCACTAGCGCGCTTTCCGTGGTTATCAGCTAATATAGAATATAATGTTACTAAGGAACCTTATTTTTCAACACCATACTGTATTAAGAATTTCGGTGATTTAAAAATCGCAATCGTAGGCGTCACTGCTGATGGTCTAATGGAAAATGAGTATTCTGAAATGGAGCAAGATGTTACTATTGAAAAAACTTTATTAGCATCTAAACGTTGGATTAGATATATACATGAGGTTGAGGAGCCTGATTTTTTAATAGTTATTTATCATGGTGGGCTGAATAAAATTAGTAATAAAACAAAAAATAAAAAGGCAAATTCAAATGAAGCGGAAAAATTAATGGAAGAAATTGGTGTTATAGATTTAATGATAACGGCACATCAGCATCAAACAATTGTAGGTCAAGACCATGAAACGTATTACGTCCAAGCAGGACAAGATGCAAAAGAACTTGTACACCTTTCAATTAATTTTAAAAAGCGTACAACAACTTATGAAGTTGAGTGTATTGATTCTAAGGTAATAGACTTGAATGAGTATGAAGAAAATCAAGAATTGCTAGATTTAACATTTTATGATCGAAAAGCTGTGGCATTTTGGTCTCAAGAAGTGATAAATAATAATGAATTAAACTTAACAGTTAATGGTTTGCAAGATTTAGTTTGTCAAAATCATCCGTTTTCACAGTTGCTACATGATGCTATTAAACTTGCATTTAATAATGATATTACATGTGTTCATGTACCTATGAATGGTGAGAAAGGGTTACATGGTCAGATTAGAAATGAAGATTTATATCATGCGTATCCGTATCCTGACAAACCGATGGATATGACGGTGAATGGTCAAAATATTAAAGATATGTTGGAATATAGTTATTCTCATCTAGATTTTGTTGATGAACAATTAAGTTTAACAATCATTGATGAAACGTTATGTACAATGTGGCAGGGGTTTAACTATGCGATTGATATGAGCCGAGATCCGGGGCACCGTGTTGAATTAGAAAATATTAATTTAGAAAAGACTTATAGAATTACAATGACAGATTATTGTTTTAGAAATTACAAAAATTATTTGAAAGATGCAATCGTTCATGAGTCTTATGAGGATACAATGAGTACGTTGATTGCAGAAAAGTTAAAAGATCCAGATTATAGCATTAAATGTAAAGAGAACTTTATAGTTCGAAAATAG